A region from the Panicum hallii strain FIL2 chromosome 1, PHallii_v3.1, whole genome shotgun sequence genome encodes:
- the LOC112896009 gene encoding uncharacterized protein LOC112896009, producing the protein MHLKAQHMLFECVSLRKSLNAPLLPQNRKRKDQEDDDEDDKSGTQDFQDPKNVINVIFGGDGSFPLKRAQKLILHEILSVETAAIQKPQRYSEVPISFSRDDQWTSFSELGKFPLIVDPVVAGSQLTRVLIDGGSGLNLLFASTLKKMGLDISKMFTPSRASFYNTVPGNAAPPLGSMVLPVNFGTKNNYRTEYIKFEVADFESSYHVILGRLALAKFMVVPHFVYLILKMPSKTGVLMFRGDLKKSTATKRRSSTP; encoded by the coding sequence ATGCACCTAAAGGCCCAGCACATGCTCTTTGAGTGCGTCAGCCTCCGTAAGTCACTCAACGCTCCACTCCTCCCTCAAAATAGAAAGCGGAAGGATCAGGAGGATGACGATGAGGATGACAAGTCAGGGACTCAGGATTTCCAAGACCCAAAGAAtgtcatcaacgtcatcttcggtggagacGGCAGCTTCCCCTTGAAGCGCGCGCAGAAGCTGATCCTGCATGAAATCCTCTCTGTAGAGACCGCCGCCATACAAAAGCCTCAGAGATACAGCGAGGTTCCGATCTCCTTTTCCAGGgatgatcagtggaccagcttctctgagctgggaaaattcccgctcatcGTAGATCCTGTTGTGGCGGGCTCACAGttgacccgagtactcatcgacggcgggagcggcctcaacctgctcttcgcGAGTACTCTAAAGAAGATGGGGTTGGACATTTCCAAGATGTTCACCCCTAGCAGAGCTTCGTTCTACAACACTGTCCCGGGAAATGCAGCTCCACCACTCGGTTCAATGGTCCTGCCAGTCAACTTTGGGACGAAGAACAACTACCGcacggagtacatcaagttcgaggtggctgacTTCGAGTCATCATACCACGTCATCCTCGGTAGACTAGCACTGGCCAAGTTCATGGTTGTGCCTCACTTCGTCTACCTGATTCTCAAGATGCCAAGCAAGACAGGCGTACTCATGTTCCGCGGTGACTTGAAGAAATCGACTGCGACCAAGAGGCGATCGAGTACACCATGA